In one window of Comamonas testosteroni DNA:
- a CDS encoding bifunctional enoyl-CoA hydratase/phosphate acetyltransferase — MSQRSPDMTQQPFEGIAVGDSLRLTVASRDASTLTLLCVHDAPPRQPSPQQAVSLSSGGAAQPLDVASHHGLARLLAAVKELPPVRVGVVHPCDATSLSAALDAHRLGLIEPVLIAPRARLEAIALAQGLELQGLRFEDVPHSHAAAECGARLAASGEVEALMKGSLHTDELMAAVVAGSAGLRTKRRVSHCFVLQTASYPRPFIVTDAAINLAPDLLQKADIARNAIELAQVLGVAKPKLAILAAVETVNPNMPATLDAAALCKMADRGQITGGVLDGPLAFDNAVSIEAARTKGITSPVAGQADILLVPDLESGNMLAKQLMYLGGAASAGIVLGAKVPIVLTSRADSRESRIASCAIALLLAHHYRQTPP; from the coding sequence ATGAGTCAACGGAGCCCAGACATGACGCAGCAGCCGTTTGAGGGCATAGCCGTCGGCGACAGTCTGCGCCTCACCGTTGCCTCCCGTGACGCGAGCACGCTGACGCTGCTCTGCGTCCACGATGCACCGCCTCGGCAGCCATCCCCGCAGCAGGCGGTCTCCCTGTCATCAGGCGGCGCAGCGCAGCCACTTGACGTTGCCTCCCATCACGGTCTGGCCCGGCTGCTGGCGGCTGTCAAGGAGTTGCCGCCGGTTCGTGTGGGGGTCGTCCATCCCTGCGATGCCACCAGCCTGTCCGCCGCGCTTGATGCGCATCGGCTGGGGCTGATCGAGCCGGTACTGATCGCTCCGCGCGCGAGGCTGGAGGCGATCGCTCTTGCGCAGGGGCTTGAGCTGCAGGGCCTGCGCTTCGAGGACGTGCCGCACAGCCATGCAGCAGCCGAGTGTGGTGCCAGACTTGCCGCCAGCGGCGAAGTCGAGGCACTGATGAAAGGCAGCCTGCATACCGACGAGCTGATGGCGGCTGTCGTTGCCGGCAGTGCCGGGTTGCGCACCAAGAGGCGTGTAAGCCATTGCTTTGTGTTGCAGACTGCCAGCTATCCACGCCCCTTCATCGTCACCGATGCGGCCATCAATCTGGCCCCCGATCTGTTGCAGAAGGCCGATATCGCACGCAATGCCATCGAGCTGGCACAGGTTCTGGGGGTGGCCAAGCCCAAGCTCGCCATCCTCGCCGCCGTCGAGACGGTCAACCCCAACATGCCCGCGACACTGGATGCTGCCGCACTGTGCAAGATGGCCGACCGGGGCCAGATCACCGGAGGCGTGCTGGACGGACCGCTGGCTTTCGACAATGCCGTCTCCATCGAGGCAGCGCGCACCAAGGGCATCACTTCGCCGGTGGCCGGTCAGGCCGACATCCTGCTGGTGCCCGATCTGGAAAGCGGCAACATGCTGGCCAAGCAGCTCATGTACCTGGGCGGTGCCGCCAGCGCAGGCATCGTGCTTGGCGCCAAGGTGCCCATCGTGCTCACCAGCCGCGCGGATTCGCGCGAATCCCGCATTGCATCCTGTGCGATTGCGCTGTTGCTCGCACATCACTACCGGCAGACGCCGCCCTGA